Within the Streptomyces sp. R41 genome, the region GAGACCTCGGTGCGGCTGAACCTGGTGGCGGCGTGGCGGGAGGCCACGGTCTTCACCGAGGCCGAGCGTGCCGCGCTGGAACTGGCGGAGCAGGGGACCCGGATCGCGGATGCTGCCGGCGGGGTCACTGACGAGGTGTGGGCGTATGCCGCCAAGCACTACGACGAGGAGCAGCTCACCGCCCTGGTGGTCCTGATCTCGTTCATGAACACGGCGAACCGGCTGAACGTCATCACCCAGCAGCCGGCCGGCAACTACGAACCCGGGCAGTTCCACTGAGCGCCACGGGCACAGGTACGAGCACGGGCAACTGGCCCGGGGGCCGGCTGCGGGCCATCGGGCCCCGGGCTCGGGGGTGTTGGCGGACCAGGTCTGGGACCTGCTGAGCGCCGGAGCGCGTGTCCACGTCGGCGGCGACGGTTCCCGCATGGCTGGCACCCGGCGTCCGCGAGACCTTCCGCGCGCTCCCCGCGGAACGGACCCCGGGCGGCGACTCCAAGCGATGGCTGAACGACCTGATCGCGTCAGGACGTTACATCGAGGACGTCTACGCCGCCGGATGAGGACGCCTGCGTCCTCGGACAAGGACGTCTGCGCCATCGGACAAGGAGTAGAGCCCTGTGGGCCCACCTGGCAGAGTGGGCCCACAGGCGACAGGGGGCTGCGGTGGACACATGGGAGCGGGCTCGGTGGGTTCTCGACACGGCGGGACTGTCGTCCGACGGTCTCGTCGACTGCCGGACCCTGTCGGGCGGGACGTACAACACGGTCGAGGAGCTACGGCTCGCCGACGGCACCCGGTACGTACTGAAAATCCCTCCTGCGGCCACCGTCCCCGGCCTCAGCCACGAGCGAGAACTCCTCCGGTCGGAGGCGGAGTTCTACCAGGAGGCCGCGACGGTCGGTGTACCCGCGCCCGAAGTGGTCACGGCCGGGGAGCGCCACCTCCTGATGACTCACTGCCCTGGCACACCGTGGGGTGACCTGGACCCCGGTGAACAGGCGGTCCTGCGCAGGGAGTTGGGTCACCTGGTGGCCCGCCTCCACCACGTGACCGGCCCGGGCTTCGGTTACCCCTCCGGCGCCCTCGGCCCCCTCACCCCCGACTGGCGGACCGCCTTCACCACCATGTACGACGCCGTCCTGGACGACGCACGCCGCTACGACGCCTGGCTGCCCCGCCCCGTGGACGAGGTGGCCCGCACGGCGAAGCCCGCGTACGACGCCCTGGACGAGGTCACCGTCCCCCGCCTCGTCCACTTCGACCTGTGGCAGGGCAACATCCTGGTGGAGCGCTCGGACAGCACGGCACCCCGGATCGGCGGTCTGATCGACGGCGAACGCATGTTCTGGGGCGACCCTCTGGCCGACTTCGTCTCGCTGGCCCTGCTCGGCGACATCAAGCAGGACGAGGACCTCCTGACCGGATATCAAGAGGCGGGCGGTCGAGCGGAGTTCGACTTCTCGGCCCGACAGCGCCTCGCCCTCTACCGCAGCTACCTCTACCTGATCATGCTCGTCGAAACCGTGCCCCGCGCACCCGGCGCCGAACGCGTCGCCTGGGTGCGCGAGGCAGTGGCCCCGGAGCTGCTCGCCGCCCTCGACGAACTCCGCTAGGCCCTGTCGTCACACGCACCCGACGCCGCGAGGCCCCATCTCCGGGCGGTCAACGGGAATGTGATCACAGACCTAGGCCGCGCTGCGCCCCCGCCCGCCATGCGCCCGGATGATGTCCGCGTACCGGTGCCCGCTCCCCTTGATCGTGCGCTTCTGCGTCTTGTAGTCGACGTGCACCAGCCCGAAGCGCTTG harbors:
- a CDS encoding phosphotransferase family protein; this encodes MDTWERARWVLDTAGLSSDGLVDCRTLSGGTYNTVEELRLADGTRYVLKIPPAATVPGLSHERELLRSEAEFYQEAATVGVPAPEVVTAGERHLLMTHCPGTPWGDLDPGEQAVLRRELGHLVARLHHVTGPGFGYPSGALGPLTPDWRTAFTTMYDAVLDDARRYDAWLPRPVDEVARTAKPAYDALDEVTVPRLVHFDLWQGNILVERSDSTAPRIGGLIDGERMFWGDPLADFVSLALLGDIKQDEDLLTGYQEAGGRAEFDFSARQRLALYRSYLYLIMLVETVPRAPGAERVAWVREAVAPELLAALDELR
- a CDS encoding carboxymuconolactone decarboxylase family protein, which codes for MDARLNYFASPTAGKALKYFMSAGKAIKDSPLPAATQELVALRVSQINGCAVCIDMHTKEAAAAGETSVRLNLVAAWREATVFTEAERAALELAEQGTRIADAAGGVTDEVWAYAAKHYDEEQLTALVVLISFMNTANRLNVITQQPAGNYEPGQFH